One window of the Chanodichthys erythropterus isolate Z2021 chromosome 2, ASM2448905v1, whole genome shotgun sequence genome contains the following:
- the styk1b gene encoding tyrosine-protein kinase STYK1b, whose translation MAASTSSAYSECKTGDTFCEIRVYEQEVIIVPVLFLMAFLVTLVLLLLLRFCPEKVNRLQPGSSRTNRTRRNLQGIDAPLGLNALEGEPIALDNTSYMTFNPTSQVRDSYRHDHASLNAHNVDFIDGGGSFGAGASAFSKPRELPRQRLPENFKGVSPLPASYSLKSDSSVSLYRARMENRNVVLRVLKDSASNKENQSFLGFAAFLSQLGPHPFLPELLGVISLRVPLITVIEEMENRDLLGFLWRCRQDNVGPDGMYQMTEKKIYTMASHVSSALDFLHSKDLLHCNIKARSVLVSRMCTAKLWGLGDLYARTSESANRSEDPGRKKWEAPELLAKRPATPKSDVWSFGLLLYELVTLGEVPFAEIPAKELLQYHQRAKTLKKPNNCSNSLYSIIKACCQWKEQDRPSLAEVRHKLQSGEKSANDSSILRVPEPINIEQYLKEAGYGESNNYTVF comes from the exons ATGGCGGCCTCTACCAGTTCTGCATATTCAGAATGTAAAACTGGAGATACATTCTGTG AGATCCGTGTGTATGAACAGGAAGTGATAATCGTACCAGTGCTGTTTTTGATGGCTTTCTTGGTCACGCTGGTGCTTCTGCTGCTGCTAAGGTTCTGTCCTGAGAAGGTGAATCGCTTGCAGCCTGGCTCCAGTCGAACAAACAGGACTAGGAGAAATTTGCAAGGCATTGATG CTCCTCTGGGTCTAAATGCTCTGGAAGGTGAGCCAATAGCACTGGACAATACATCTTACATGACGTTCAACCCTACATCACAAGTTCGAGACTCCTATAGGCATGACCATGCCTCATTAAATGCGCACAATGTGGACTTTATCGATGGCGGAGGCTCTTTTGGGGCCGGAGCTTCAGCCTTCTCAAAGCCCAGGGAACTTCCACGTCAGCGACTGCCGGAGAACTTCAAAGGGGTGTCTCCTCTCCCAGCATCATACTCTCTGAAGTCAGACAGCTCCGTCTCACTTTATAGGGCTCGTATGGAAAACAGAAATGTGGTGCTGCgtgtacttaaag ATTCAGCCAGTAACAAGGAAAATCAGTCATTCTTGGGCTTTGCGGCCTTCCTTTCCCAGTTAGGGCCTCATCCCTTCTTACCGGAGCTTCTGGGAGTAATATCCCTGCGGGTCCCTCTCATTACTGTTATTGAGGAGATGGAGAACAGAGATCTGCTTGGATTCCTGTGGAGGTGTAGACAG GATAATGTTGGACCAGATGGCATGTATCAGATGACAGAGAAAAAGATCTACACCATGGCCTCACATGTGTCCTCTGCACTG GACTTTCTCCATAGCAAAGATCTTCTCCATTGCAACATCAAGGCTCGTAGCGTATTGGTCAGCAGGATGTGCACCGCAAAACTCTGGGGTTTGGGTGATTTGTATGCGAGGACGTCAGAAAGTGCTAATCGCAGTGAAGATCCTGGAAGAAAAAAGTGGGAGGCTCCTGAGCTTTTGGCCAAGAGACCTGCCACTCCAAAAAGTGATGT TTGGTCATTTGGgctgctgctgtatgaattggtGACTCTTG GTGAGGTCCCTTTTGCTGAAATCCCTGCAAAGGAACTTCTACAGTATCATCAAAGAGCCAAAACACTGAAGAAACCAAACAACTGCTCCAACTCACT TTACTCAATTATCAAAGCCTGCTGTCAGTGGAAGGAGCAAGACCGCCCCTCATTGGCTGAAGTCAGGCATAAACTCCAATCTGGAGAGAAGAGTGCCAATGACAGCAGTATTCTCCGTGTGCCTGAGCCAATCAATATTGAACAGTATCTGAAGGAGGCGGGATATGGAGAATCCAACAACTACACAGTTTTCTGA
- the phc1 gene encoding polyhomeotic-like protein 1 isoform X1: protein MEAGEDQTSSSSANSNAASGGNSRPTQIAQMSLYERQAVQALQALQRQPNAAQYFQQLMLQQQINSAQLHNLAAVQQATLAASRQSSSPSNSVSQATSTAQCTVNLSTTSGGGTMSNPRPIGPATLATSTALSQSVLLGGNSGGQGQMYLRVNRSLKTPLAPQLIFMPGGTATAAVATVAQPQPQQQPQQQQQETTPTSSNNQSDNDQVQNLAMRCVSTPRVATVKTEFADRKETSGSFPINQQPQTQQQFGQSAQQIQPQTQALANTKLQNYSNTANPNMSGLTVKGANQSAVTPQQAGGSSNPPSSSPSPSLPLSQLLLSQSGLCQARGVPAAAATVTHILVPTSNVPTSSQGYPMGTVATKSNMTAQTLVVQPLQQTGVNLSSDKLGHGTGHVPIQPKTAQGHRLPVQMPPRHPPPILPAPPNNGQATGGHHPPHVPVQLVGARQSTLGNSQAIAVAQARTCCAQQDATAVVPVNNSGSNVVTMMTAVETSGAGMCLKTAQSALPLSQMQTNQSAVLSQGNSAVAHSMDGQNNSGDSVFVQSGQAQTKPVIAPLKRKSESDLPHEMSTEAINASPLMQDSAPPLSPAPSLDTVPEMAFSSPPTLSLSLPLPRGGGQGDRAPVPQAVVKPQVLTHLIEGFVIQEGAEPFPVTGPVKELPVAVPPILHRENIRSDKLKCEYCLRFAPANQFRRSKRFCSKTCAKRYNVSCSNHYRVSRGLEGAERPPGSPAAQDVIARRRGPRRSSSEIACAKIAGRHLPVKCRSESSRSEDISSCEEEEDFFSLSPSSSFSCPRPTHCGPQLDDTAPSDLPVDENHFLSGNPARWSVEEVCQFISSLQGCEDLASQFLSQEIDGQALLLLKEEHLMSTMNIKLGPALKICASINSLRD from the exons ATGGAGGCAGGAGAAGACCAGACCAGCTCCAGCTCAGCCAATAGCAATGCAGCATCAGGGGGAAACTCCCGCCCCACTCAGATAGCTCAAATGTCTCTCTATGAAAGGCAAGCTGTGCAG GCACTGCAGGCATTACAGAGGCAGCCCAATGCAGCTCAGTACTTCCAGCAGCTGATGCTGCAGCAGCAGATCAACAGCGCTCAACTCCACAACCTGGCCGCTGTGCAACAG GCAACTCTTGCTGCCAGTCGTCAGTCCAGCTCTCCCAGTAACAGTGTCTCTCAAGCTACAAGCACAGCGCAATGCACA GTGAACTTAAGTACCACTTCTGGTGGAGGGACCATGTCAAACCCTCGTCCAATAGGACCTGCCACCTTGGCAACATCAACAGCCCTTAGCCAGTCAGTTTTGTTAGGTGGGAACTCTGGTGGACAGGGTCAGATGTACCTGAGA GTTAACCGCTCTCTAAAGACACCCCTCGCCCCTCAGCTCATTTTCATGCCTGGCGGTACGGCGACAGCTGCTGTGGCAACGGTTGCCCAACCGCAGCCCCAGCAGCAaccacagcagcagcaacaggaAACGACTCCCACATCCTCAAATAACCAGTCAGACAATGATCAG GTACAGAACTTGGCAATGCGTTGCGTGTCCACTCCAAGGGTGGCTACTGTGAAGACAGAGTTTGCAGACAGGAAGGAGACGAGTG GTTCATTCCCAATTAACCAGCAGCCTCAGACTCAACAGCAGTTTGGTCAGTCAGCCCAGCAGATCCAACCACAGACTCAAGCGCTTGCCAACACCAAACTGCAAAACTACTCCAATACCGCCAATCCCAATATGTCTGGCCTCACCGTAAAGGGCGCTAACCAATCCGCTGTCACCCCACAGCAGGCAGGAGGTTCCTCCAACCCTCCGTCCTCCTCGCCCTCCCCCTCACTTCCTCTCTCCCAGCTTCTCCTTTCACAATCTGGCTTGTGCCAAGCTCGAGGAGTACCAGCTGCTGCGGCCACCGTAACCCACATCTTGGTGCCCACATCCAACGTTCCCACATCTTCTCAAGGCTATCCGATGGGCACAGTGGCAACCAAATCCAACATGACTGCCCAGACGTTAGTGGTGCAGCCACTCCAGCAGACGGGGGTGAATCTGAGCTCGGACAAACTGGGTCATGGAACGGGGCATGTGCCCATTCAACCTAAAACGGCTCAGGGGCATCGGCTGCCAGTGCAAATGCCCCCTCGTCACCCACCGCCCATTCTCCCAGCACCACCCAACAATGGCCAGGCCACAGGGGGCCATCACCCTCCCCATGTCCCAGTTCAGCTGGTCGGCGCAAGGCAAAGCACGCTAGGAAACTCCCAGGCTATAGCAGTGGCCCAGGCTCGGACCTGTTGCGCCCAGCAAGACGCCACAGCTGTCGTGCCCGTCAATAACTCCGGTAGCAATGTTGTTACTATGATGACTGCCGTGGAAACGAGCGGAGCCGGCATGTGCCTTAAAACAGCCCAAAGTGCCCTCCCACTGTCTCAGATGCAGACCAATCAGAGCGCAGTGTTGAGTCAGGGTAATTCTGCAGTTGCACACTCAATGGATGGACAGAATAACTCTGGAGACTCCGTGTTTGTTCAGTCTGGACAAGCTCAG ACAAAGCCTGTGATTGCTCCATTAAAAAGGAAATCAGAATCCGATTTACCCCATGAGATGTCAACCGAGGCCATCAATGCAAGTCCGTTAATGCAAGACTCCGCCCCTCCTCTTTCACCAGCTCCCTCACTAGATACAG TACCAGAGATGGCATTCTCCTCTCCTcctactctctctctttctctccctcttccTCGTGGAGGAGGACAAGGTGATCGAGCACCTGTCCCACAGGCTGTGGTCAAACCTCAGGTTCTCACTCACCTCATTGAGGGCTTTGTTATCCAGGAGGGAGCCGAACCTTTCCCT gtgactGGGCCAGTGAAAGAACTTCCTGTGGCTGTTCCACCCATCCTACACCGAGAGAACATACGTTCTGATA AGTTAAAGTGTGAATACTGCTTAAGATTTGCACCAGCCAACCAGTTCAGACGATCCAAGCGcttctgttccaaaacctgtGCCAAGAG GTACAATGTCAGCTGCAGTAACCACTACCGTGTTAGTAGGGGTCTTGAGGGTGCAGAACGGCCACCAGGGAGCCCTGCAGCGCAGGACGTTATTGCTAGACGCAGAGGTCCTCGCAGGAGCAGCTCTGAGATCGCCTGTGCTAAAATAGCAGGCAGGCATCTTCCTGTAAAG TGTCGTTCAGAATCTAGTCGTTCCGAGGACATCTCCAGCTGTGAGGAAGAGGAAGACTTCTTCTCACTCTCTCCCAGCTCGTCCTTCTCGTGCCCGAGACCAACCCACTGTGGTCCTCAGTTGGATGACACGGCACCGAGTGACCTCCCAGTGGATGAGAACCACTTCTTATCTGGCAACCCTGCTCGCTGGAGTGTGGAGGAAGTGTGTCAGTTCATTTCTTCTCTTCAAG GTTGTGAGGACTTGGCATCCCAGTTCCTGTCACAGGAGATTGATGGGCAGGCGCTGTTGCTTCTCAAAGAAGAACATCTCATGTCCACTATGAACATCAAACTCGGTCCTGCCCTCAAAATCTGCGCGTCTATCAACAGCCTGAGGGATTGA
- the LOC137033922 gene encoding uncharacterized protein, which translates to MDTKKSRVWSTEAEAGAGKDGRQKRENGLDRQKGCSNVDEVELKIRMEVGLTGNTGGKNERRTQNQALRHATKGQSQIKHLRVGVSGSGKTTSKEQMNNETKGQSRNEDLLKKHVSVKRPTKGPQLDVRADARVGSSLKPGYGHQSRVFLQEKAQPGSRLATSSGTSPSGISVSDYQVLLKSLRINLPKGVLNPKVIRLSQNAGIIQKAQDIVTELEKFKLEFNSIPRLGCRELKNSLSLKDNGKVLEITVMIFFEKREHTEAKLRAQWRDNVSNTSCGFRFRDKYKTNPISTPTMYATTQTRSWRHLEVGDNLANISEGVTVNVRDIESKDYSDESALWKTSSPQRFGKYFQNPGDERECLKFYHELHEIGTNKRVRYTKGNKVEFGFLSGRIDFLAEIKGEKREKMVIECKGTTGDMISKVFTKPKNGGRCAHLIETHDYCYQVQAYMYILNRVATQTKGFTSDRAVMVIRHYHKNGQEPRDFYWNYLRKNEAIQQKIDELCVFCEEEVLACFLAVLNLVFQKDT; encoded by the coding sequence atggataCCAAAAAATCCAGGGTGTGGTCTACAGAAGCAGAGGCTGGTGCAGGGAAAGATGGGAGACAGAAGAGGGAAAATGGGTTGGATAGGCAGAAGGGATGTAGTAATGTTGATGAGGTAGAACTGAAAATAAGGATGGAGGTCGGCTTGACTGGAAATACAGGTGGAAAGAATGAAAGACGAACACAAAACCAGGCTTTAAGACATGCTACAAAGGGACAAAGTCAAATAAAGCATTTGAGAGTGGGGGTATCTGGGAGTGGAAAGACAACTTCCAAAGAACAGATGAACAATGAAACAAAGGGGCAATCGAGGAATGAAGACTTACTAAAAAAACATGTGAGTGTAAAAAGGCCCACTAAAGGACCACAACTGGATGTCAGGGCTGATGCCAGAGTTGGGAGCAGTTTGAAACCAGGGTATGGGCACCAGTCTAGGGTTTTTTTGCAGGAAAAAGCGCAGCCTGGTTCCAGATTGGCAACCAGCTCTGGCACCAGCCCCAGTGGAATATCAGTAAGTGACTACCAAGTACTTCTAAAGTCACTCCGCATTAACCTGCCCAAAGGTGTTTTGAATCCTAAAGTCATCAGACTATCACAGAATGCAGGCATCATTCAGAAGGCCCAGGATATTGTAACAGAGCTGGAAAAATTCAAGCTTGAGTTTAACAGCATTCCTCGCCTTGGCTGCCGGGAACTTAAAAACTCACTGTCACTGAAAGACAATGGAAAAGTTCTTGAAATCACAGTGAtgattttctttgaaaaaagaGAACATACCGAGGCAAAACTAAGAGCACAGTGGAGAGATAATGTATCAAACACAAGCTGTGGATTCAGGTTCAGAGACAAATACAAGACAAATCCCATCTCCACACCCACTATGTATGCTACAACACAGACAAGGAGCTGGAGACATTTAGAAGTTGGAGACAATCTTGCAAACATTTCTGAGGGAGTGACAGTGAATGTCCGTGACATTGAGAGCAAAGACTATAGTGATGAGTCAGCTCTCTGGAAGACCTCCTCTCCACAAAGGTTCGGCAAATATTTCCAGAACCCAGGAGATGAACGCGAATGCCTCAAGTTCTACCATGAGCTGCATGAAATTGGTACAAACAAGAGAGTGAGGTACACCAAAGGTAACAAAGTAGAGTTTGGATTCCTCTCTGGAAGAATAGACTTCTTAGCAGAAATAAAAGGGGAAAAACGTGAAAAAATGGTGATTGAATGTAAAGGAACTACTGGAGATATGATAAGCAAAGTCTTCACTAAACCAAAAAATGGTGGTCGTTGCGCACATCTGATTGAAACACATGACTACTGCTATCAAGTTCAGGCCTACATGTACATCTTAAACAGGGTAGCAACACAAACAAAAGGCTTCACCTCTGACAGAGCCGTCATGGTGATCAGACATTACCACAAGAATGGGCAAGAACCCAGAGATTTCTACTGGAATTACTTGAGGAAGAATGAAGCAATACAGCAGAAAATTGATGAACTGTGTGTTTTCTGTGAAGAAGAGGTTCTGGCCTGTTTCCTGGCTGTTCTAAATCTGGTATTCCAGAAAGACACATAA
- the phc1 gene encoding polyhomeotic-like protein 1 isoform X2 — MSNPRPIGPATLATSTALSQSVLLGGNSGGQGQMYLRVNRSLKTPLAPQLIFMPGGTATAAVATVAQPQPQQQPQQQQQETTPTSSNNQSDNDQVQNLAMRCVSTPRVATVKTEFADRKETSGSFPINQQPQTQQQFGQSAQQIQPQTQALANTKLQNYSNTANPNMSGLTVKGANQSAVTPQQAGGSSNPPSSSPSPSLPLSQLLLSQSGLCQARGVPAAAATVTHILVPTSNVPTSSQGYPMGTVATKSNMTAQTLVVQPLQQTGVNLSSDKLGHGTGHVPIQPKTAQGHRLPVQMPPRHPPPILPAPPNNGQATGGHHPPHVPVQLVGARQSTLGNSQAIAVAQARTCCAQQDATAVVPVNNSGSNVVTMMTAVETSGAGMCLKTAQSALPLSQMQTNQSAVLSQGNSAVAHSMDGQNNSGDSVFVQSGQAQTKPVIAPLKRKSESDLPHEMSTEAINASPLMQDSAPPLSPAPSLDTVPEMAFSSPPTLSLSLPLPRGGGQGDRAPVPQAVVKPQVLTHLIEGFVIQEGAEPFPVTGPVKELPVAVPPILHRENIRSDKLKCEYCLRFAPANQFRRSKRFCSKTCAKRYNVSCSNHYRVSRGLEGAERPPGSPAAQDVIARRRGPRRSSSEIACAKIAGRHLPVKCRSESSRSEDISSCEEEEDFFSLSPSSSFSCPRPTHCGPQLDDTAPSDLPVDENHFLSGNPARWSVEEVCQFISSLQGCEDLASQFLSQEIDGQALLLLKEEHLMSTMNIKLGPALKICASINSLRD; from the exons ATGTCAAACCCTCGTCCAATAGGACCTGCCACCTTGGCAACATCAACAGCCCTTAGCCAGTCAGTTTTGTTAGGTGGGAACTCTGGTGGACAGGGTCAGATGTACCTGAGA GTTAACCGCTCTCTAAAGACACCCCTCGCCCCTCAGCTCATTTTCATGCCTGGCGGTACGGCGACAGCTGCTGTGGCAACGGTTGCCCAACCGCAGCCCCAGCAGCAaccacagcagcagcaacaggaAACGACTCCCACATCCTCAAATAACCAGTCAGACAATGATCAG GTACAGAACTTGGCAATGCGTTGCGTGTCCACTCCAAGGGTGGCTACTGTGAAGACAGAGTTTGCAGACAGGAAGGAGACGAGTG GTTCATTCCCAATTAACCAGCAGCCTCAGACTCAACAGCAGTTTGGTCAGTCAGCCCAGCAGATCCAACCACAGACTCAAGCGCTTGCCAACACCAAACTGCAAAACTACTCCAATACCGCCAATCCCAATATGTCTGGCCTCACCGTAAAGGGCGCTAACCAATCCGCTGTCACCCCACAGCAGGCAGGAGGTTCCTCCAACCCTCCGTCCTCCTCGCCCTCCCCCTCACTTCCTCTCTCCCAGCTTCTCCTTTCACAATCTGGCTTGTGCCAAGCTCGAGGAGTACCAGCTGCTGCGGCCACCGTAACCCACATCTTGGTGCCCACATCCAACGTTCCCACATCTTCTCAAGGCTATCCGATGGGCACAGTGGCAACCAAATCCAACATGACTGCCCAGACGTTAGTGGTGCAGCCACTCCAGCAGACGGGGGTGAATCTGAGCTCGGACAAACTGGGTCATGGAACGGGGCATGTGCCCATTCAACCTAAAACGGCTCAGGGGCATCGGCTGCCAGTGCAAATGCCCCCTCGTCACCCACCGCCCATTCTCCCAGCACCACCCAACAATGGCCAGGCCACAGGGGGCCATCACCCTCCCCATGTCCCAGTTCAGCTGGTCGGCGCAAGGCAAAGCACGCTAGGAAACTCCCAGGCTATAGCAGTGGCCCAGGCTCGGACCTGTTGCGCCCAGCAAGACGCCACAGCTGTCGTGCCCGTCAATAACTCCGGTAGCAATGTTGTTACTATGATGACTGCCGTGGAAACGAGCGGAGCCGGCATGTGCCTTAAAACAGCCCAAAGTGCCCTCCCACTGTCTCAGATGCAGACCAATCAGAGCGCAGTGTTGAGTCAGGGTAATTCTGCAGTTGCACACTCAATGGATGGACAGAATAACTCTGGAGACTCCGTGTTTGTTCAGTCTGGACAAGCTCAG ACAAAGCCTGTGATTGCTCCATTAAAAAGGAAATCAGAATCCGATTTACCCCATGAGATGTCAACCGAGGCCATCAATGCAAGTCCGTTAATGCAAGACTCCGCCCCTCCTCTTTCACCAGCTCCCTCACTAGATACAG TACCAGAGATGGCATTCTCCTCTCCTcctactctctctctttctctccctcttccTCGTGGAGGAGGACAAGGTGATCGAGCACCTGTCCCACAGGCTGTGGTCAAACCTCAGGTTCTCACTCACCTCATTGAGGGCTTTGTTATCCAGGAGGGAGCCGAACCTTTCCCT gtgactGGGCCAGTGAAAGAACTTCCTGTGGCTGTTCCACCCATCCTACACCGAGAGAACATACGTTCTGATA AGTTAAAGTGTGAATACTGCTTAAGATTTGCACCAGCCAACCAGTTCAGACGATCCAAGCGcttctgttccaaaacctgtGCCAAGAG GTACAATGTCAGCTGCAGTAACCACTACCGTGTTAGTAGGGGTCTTGAGGGTGCAGAACGGCCACCAGGGAGCCCTGCAGCGCAGGACGTTATTGCTAGACGCAGAGGTCCTCGCAGGAGCAGCTCTGAGATCGCCTGTGCTAAAATAGCAGGCAGGCATCTTCCTGTAAAG TGTCGTTCAGAATCTAGTCGTTCCGAGGACATCTCCAGCTGTGAGGAAGAGGAAGACTTCTTCTCACTCTCTCCCAGCTCGTCCTTCTCGTGCCCGAGACCAACCCACTGTGGTCCTCAGTTGGATGACACGGCACCGAGTGACCTCCCAGTGGATGAGAACCACTTCTTATCTGGCAACCCTGCTCGCTGGAGTGTGGAGGAAGTGTGTCAGTTCATTTCTTCTCTTCAAG GTTGTGAGGACTTGGCATCCCAGTTCCTGTCACAGGAGATTGATGGGCAGGCGCTGTTGCTTCTCAAAGAAGAACATCTCATGTCCACTATGAACATCAAACTCGGTCCTGCCCTCAAAATCTGCGCGTCTATCAACAGCCTGAGGGATTGA